One Amaranthus tricolor cultivar Red isolate AtriRed21 chromosome 10, ASM2621246v1, whole genome shotgun sequence genomic window carries:
- the LOC130825833 gene encoding BAHD acyltransferase DCR: protein MENGIKKNENGFDKNDLDFSSIKVKITQKTHVQPKKKIGRKECQLITFDIPYLGFFYNQKLMIYRQNGSDFEELVKKLKDGLSVVLEEFYQLAGRLGRDDDGVFKVMYDDDMDGVEVLEAIVDDNHDGMMVSVNDLALKEDITMMKDLVPYNGVLNLEGLQRPLLAIQLTKLRDGLAMGCAFNHAVLDGSSTWHFMSSWAEICNGAHSISVLPFLDRTKARSTRISIDIPDAPLQPDITAAPKLREKLFRFPATAIEKIKSTHNSANPANGTLTASDPPFSTFQALSSHLWRAVTKARELKPEDPTVFTIFADCRKRVDPPMPESFFGNLIQAIFTGTASGLLLGHPPEFAAGMVKAAIAAHDMTAIDKRNSEFEAKPFIFQYKDAGMNCVAVGSSPRFKVYDVDFGFGKPERVRSGSNNRFDGMVYLYPEKGGGKGIDVEISLEVNAMDKLEKDMEFLMDGDVV, encoded by the exons aTGGAGAATgggattaagaaaaatgaaaatgggtTTGATAAGAATGATTTAGATTTTTCATCAATCAAGGTGAAAATAACCCAAAAAACCCATGTACAACCCAAGAAAAAAATAGGAAGAAAAGAATGTCAATTAATTACATTTGATATTCCTTACTTGGGTTTTTTCTACAACCAAAAATTAATGATTTACAGACAAAATGGGAGTGATTTTGAGGAATTAGTGAAGAAACTTAAGGATGGATTAAGTGTTGTGTTGGAAGAATTTTACCAATTAGCAGGAAGATTAGGAagggatgatgatggtgtgttTAAGGTGatgtatgatgatgatatggATGGCGTTGAAGTATTGGAAGCCATTGTTGATGATAACCATGATGGTATGATGGTTAGTGTTAATGATTTGGCTTTAAAAGAAGATATTACCATGATGAAAGATTTGGTTCCTTACAATGGTGTCCTTAATTTGGAGGGTCTTCAACGTCCCCTCTTGGCTATTCAG CTTACCAAGCTTCGTGATGGGCTGGCAATGGGATGTGCTTTTAACCATGCAGTCTTAGATGGATCCTCCACATGGCACTTCATGAGCTCATGGGCCGAAATCTGCAATGGGGCCCATTCAATCTCTGTTCTACCCTTCCTGGACCGTACCAAGGCTCGCTCCACGCGCATCAGCATTGATATTCCTGACGCGCCGCTGCAGCCAGACATCACCGCCGCTCCGAAACTTCGCGAGAAGCTTTTCCGATTTCCGGCTACCGCAATTGAGAAAATAAAGTCAACCCACAACTCAGCTAATCCAGCCAATGGGACCCTCACAGCCTCTGACCCACCGTTCTCCACATTCCAAGCTCTCTCATCCCACTTATGGCGGGCTGTCACGAAGGCGCGTGAGCTCAAACCCGAAGACCCCACTGTATTCACTATCTTTGCTGACTGCCGGAAAAGAGTGGACCCCCCAATGCCGGAAAGTTTCTTCGGAAACCTTATTCAGGCAATCTTCACAGGAACAGCATCTGGCTTATTACTCGGACACCCACCGGAGTTCGCCGCTGGAATGGTCAAGGCAGCAATCGCCGCCCATGACATGACGGCAATCGATAAAAGGAATTCAGAATTTGAGGCCAAACCCTTCATTTTCCAATACAAAGATGCCGGTATGAACTGTGTGGCCGTCGGAAGCTCACCGCGATTTAAGGTCTACGATGTCGATTTCGGTTTTGGAAAACCGGAGAGGGTTCGAAGCGGTTCAAATAACCGGTTTGATGGGATGGTGTATTTGTACCCGGAGAAAGGAGGAGGAAAGGGGATTGATGTGGAGATAAGCTTGGAGGTTAATGCTATGGATAAGTTGGAGAAGGATATGGAGTTTTTAATGGATGGTGATGTTGTTTAA